From the genome of Thermodesulfobacteriota bacterium, one region includes:
- a CDS encoding response regulator, whose product MAENRRVLVVDDENLILKIISDILLKEGYEVKTAFNCEKALQLLREYSFHVVLTDIRMPEKNGIDLLEDVRNFNPDIPVIIMTGYASLVTAVEAVRHGAFDYLTKPLDYNKLKGIIKHAVEKYELVAENKRLLRELKELNANLELKVRERNRDLENILSSTHESIITTDKDLVIRSGNPKTQEIFGEDYIGRRLSDIVSGINFDSIIPQILSGSANTTIHELKHGDKFLEISLSPLVDFETGEVFGAIVVSEDITEKKKLEAQLIQSTKMSAVGQLAAGIAHEFNNILTGIIGYTSFAMSRASVEQIKRDLKIVEKASSRAVEIVNKLLSFSRQKEEKFQLASLDEVIEDTLALIEHTFQSDKIKILRHYGKIPPIRMNVGEIQQIILNMAINSKHAMPEGGVIAISTELKGDYVKIDFSDTGIGIPKENLPRIFEPFFTTKGKDSLKTGTGLGLSVVYAIIERHGGRIELNSEVGKGTTFTIWLPNIQRLSNVSSTTSDKKEDGNKVLQTKRKGSILIADDEEFVCDIIAESLSSLGHNIVVAKDGETAMDLLNKNHFDIIFLNLGMPGKDGLDMITEMKLIDTSSAVVVISGRAEENISEEVLAKGASSFISKPFTVHQIQNTVARILGAG is encoded by the coding sequence ATGGCAGAGAACAGAAGGGTATTGGTAGTTGATGATGAAAATTTAATCTTGAAAATAATCTCAGACATCCTTCTAAAAGAGGGATACGAGGTAAAGACCGCTTTCAATTGTGAGAAGGCACTTCAACTACTGAGAGAATATTCCTTCCATGTTGTACTTACCGATATTAGGATGCCGGAAAAAAACGGAATAGACCTGCTAGAAGATGTACGCAACTTCAACCCGGACATACCGGTTATCATCATGACCGGCTATGCCTCGCTGGTAACGGCAGTGGAGGCGGTCCGACACGGGGCTTTTGATTATCTAACCAAGCCGCTCGACTACAATAAGCTCAAGGGCATAATAAAACACGCCGTCGAGAAATACGAGCTGGTTGCCGAGAATAAACGCCTTCTCCGGGAACTAAAGGAGTTGAATGCAAACCTCGAGCTCAAGGTGAGAGAAAGAAATAGAGACCTCGAGAACATCCTAAGCAGTACCCACGAGAGCATAATTACCACGGACAAGGACCTAGTGATAAGAAGCGGAAACCCCAAAACTCAGGAAATATTCGGCGAGGATTATATAGGGCGGAGGCTTAGCGACATTGTTAGCGGCATAAACTTTGATTCGATAATCCCGCAGATACTAAGCGGCTCTGCTAATACGACCATTCACGAGTTGAAGCATGGGGATAAATTCCTGGAGATCAGCCTTTCCCCGCTGGTAGATTTCGAGACTGGCGAGGTATTCGGCGCGATAGTGGTGAGCGAGGATATTACCGAGAAGAAAAAACTGGAAGCTCAACTGATCCAATCTACGAAAATGTCTGCAGTGGGTCAACTGGCCGCCGGAATCGCCCACGAGTTCAACAACATACTTACCGGAATTATCGGCTATACCAGTTTTGCCATGTCCCGGGCCAGTGTGGAGCAGATCAAAAGAGACCTAAAAATAGTGGAAAAGGCCTCCAGCAGGGCGGTGGAGATAGTGAACAAGCTGCTCTCATTCTCCAGACAGAAAGAGGAAAAATTTCAGCTCGCTTCCCTGGATGAAGTGATCGAAGATACGCTGGCGCTGATAGAGCATACTTTTCAATCAGACAAAATAAAGATTCTCCGCCACTATGGGAAAATTCCCCCGATCAGGATGAATGTGGGGGAGATACAACAGATAATCCTCAACATGGCTATAAATTCGAAGCACGCTATGCCCGAGGGCGGGGTGATCGCCATAAGCACAGAACTAAAAGGAGATTATGTAAAGATTGATTTTTCCGATACCGGTATTGGCATACCCAAGGAAAACCTGCCCCGGATTTTTGAGCCTTTTTTTACCACAAAGGGTAAAGACAGCTTGAAGACGGGCACCGGTTTGGGACTCTCCGTGGTATACGCCATTATAGAAAGGCACGGAGGGAGGATTGAGCTAAACAGCGAAGTGGGAAAGGGAACCACCTTCACCATCTGGCTTCCCAACATACAGCGTCTCTCCAACGTGTCCAGCACCACATCGGACAAAAAGGAAGATGGGAATAAGGTCTTGCAGACGAAAAGGAAGGGAAGCATACTGATTGCCGACGACGAAGAATTCGTCTGCGATATTATCGCGGAGTCTCTCTCCAGCCTAGGCCATAACATCGTAGTGGCAAAGGACGGGGAAACAGCCATGGACCTCTTGAATAAAAACCACTTCGACATCATTTTTCTCAACCTGGGAATGCCCGGAAAGGACGGTCTCGACATGATCACGGAAATGAAGCTCATCGACACCAGCTCCGCAGTGGTGGTAATAAGCGGCCGGGCTGAAGAGAATATATCGGAAGAAGTTTTGGCCAAGGGTGCATCTTCTTTCATAAGCAAGCCATTTACCGTCCATCAGATCCAGAATACGGTGGCGCGAATCTTAGGGGCCGGCTAG